Sequence from the Paludisphaera rhizosphaerae genome:
GCGGGAAGATCCTGGCCCCAGTCGAGGTTCGAATCCGACAGCCGCTTCCACGCCGTGGCCCCTCCGCCGAAGAGGGGGTTGAAGTAAGAGAGATACTGTGGGGCGGCGAACAGGCAGGTGACGATCTGACCGCCGAGCAGAAGCCCCGCCAGCGCGTGGGCGCGCCGGATGTTGCGCGCCACGCCCGCGAGGGCGTCCACCGAGAGCAGGACGATCATGGGATACATCGCCAGAGTGTAACGGTGGCCTATGCAGATCGGCGAGGCGATCAAGGCGGCGCCCGTAATGGCGACGAACCAGAGGAGAGTTGCACGCGAGCCGTCGATTCCCAGGCCGCCGCGACGGATGCCTGAGAGCCCCCGAAGACCGACCACAAGGCCCGCCGCGGCCAGGGCGAGTTCCGGGAGCGTGCTCTTCACGAGCAAGGTGTAAGGGTAGTACGACCACCACCCGGAGAGCGACCGCGCTCCCTGGTAGAACGCCGGATGGCCCAGCCGATTGTGTTCGAGTTGATACTGGAACGAGATCGCGAACGTCGGCAGCGAGATTCCCCGCCACTTTCGGTCCGGGTCGACCTGGAAGCCGTGGCATGCCCAGACCGTCAGCAGGCCGATCGCCAGGAAGCCCAGAACGTCCGTCCCGAAGCGAAAGACTCGACGTCTAAGCGACTTGTCAGAAGTTCGCCAGGCGTGTAGGAAATCGAAGGAACGGCCGACGAGGAAGCAAGGGAACAGCAAAGCCCCGGTGTACTTGGTCGAAAAGGCTAGACCGGCCGCGGCGCCCGCGAGGATCAGGTGCATCCAGGTCGGAACCTGACGATGCAGGCCGATCGCCAGGACCGCCAGCGTGGCGAAGCAGGCGAAAGCCGCGTCCGTTCCGGCGATCGAGGCGTGGGTCAGCAGGCTCGGCGAGGTCGCCATCATTCCCGCGCCCAGGATCGCCGCCGTCAGGCCTCTCCTTCCGAGCAGCCATCCGAACGACAGCAACACCAGCGGCACAAGAGTCGTGCAGGTGGTGATCAAGCGGGGAAGGGTGATCAGTCGGTTGTTTCCCGGGTGCGTTGCGTAGACGTCGTGAGAGGCGTCGGAGCCGGCGAGCCAGACCCCGGGGACCATGTTCAGAGCGATCGGCAGGGGAGCCACGCCGAACTTCACCAGATCTCGATCCAACCTGCCGCCGTGAAGCGTCTTGATCCCCTCGCGGAGATAAAACGTTTCGTCGTAAGTCAGACTCA
This genomic interval carries:
- a CDS encoding glycosyltransferase family 39 protein, which gives rise to MDIRDEMSRRGADQALRIGRVAAPILIALTALALTISPRASMSLTYDETFYLREGIKTLHGGRLDRDLVKFGVAPLPIALNMVPGVWLAGSDASHDVYATHPGNNRLITLPRLITTCTTLVPLVLLSFGWLLGRRGLTAAILGAGMMATSPSLLTHASIAGTDAAFACFATLAVLAIGLHRQVPTWMHLILAGAAAGLAFSTKYTGALLFPCFLVGRSFDFLHAWRTSDKSLRRRVFRFGTDVLGFLAIGLLTVWACHGFQVDPDRKWRGISLPTFAISFQYQLEHNRLGHPAFYQGARSLSGWWSYYPYTLLVKSTLPELALAAAGLVVGLRGLSGIRRGGLGIDGSRATLLWFVAITGAALIASPICIGHRYTLAMYPMIVLLSVDALAGVARNIRRAHALAGLLLGGQIVTCLFAAPQYLSYFNPLFGGGATAWKRLSDSNLDWGQDLPALKTVLDREGFKTVALDYFGTAAPSDYGINSDPIDGLRRPIEEYDALAVSVTQLQSVYLRPGQKHPTTPDVYRRLRRVAPTFRVGGSIFVYDLRPDRLRHDSLREVVATAVDGIRNPAVQTAVRVDSAPVRR